The genomic interval catgtgatttatagtccatggtcatgtgatttacagtccatagtcatgtgatttacagtccatagtcatgtgatggacacataggtgcacagctcattatagtacacagcacagtaatcagacatctgcctggtattgAGCTGtacacctacactcaccggccactttattaggtacacctgtccaactgctcgttaacacttaatttctaatcagccaatcacatggtggcaactcagtgcatttaggcatgcagacatggtcaagacaatctcctgcagttcaaaccgagcatcagtatggggaagaaaggtgatttgagtgcctttgaacgtggcatggttgttggtgccagaagggctggtctgagtatttcagaaactgctgatctactgggattttcacgcacaaccatctctagggtttacagagaatggtccgaaaaaaaaaaaacatccagtgagcggcagttctgtgggcggaaatgcgttgttgatgccagagatcagaggagaatggccagactggttctagctgatagaaaggcaacagtgactcaaatagccacccgttacaaccaaggtagccagaagagcatctctgaacgcacagtacatcgaactttgaggcagatgggctacagcagcagaagaccacaccgggtgccactcctttcagctaagaacaggaaactgaggctacaatgtgcacaagctcatcgaaattggacaattgaagattggaaaaacgttgcctggtctgatgagtctcgatttctgctgcgacattcggatggtagggtcagaatttggcgtcaacaacatgaaagcatggatccatcctgccttgtatcaacggttcaggctggtggtggtggtgtcatggtgtggggaatattttcttggcactctttgggccccttggtaccaattgagcatcgttgcaacgccaaagcctacctgagtattgttgctgaccatgtccatccctttatgaccacaatgtgcccaacatctgatggctactttcagcaggataatgcgccatgtcataaagctggaatcatctcagactggtttcttgaacatgacaatgagttcactgtactccaatggcctccacagtcaccagatctcaatccaatagagcatctttgggatgtggtggaacgggagattcgcatcatggatgtgcagccgacaaatctgcggcaactgtgtgatgccatcatgtcaatatggacgaaaatctctgaggaatgcttccagcaccttgttgaatctatgccacgaagaattgaggcagttgtgaaggcaaaagggggtccaacccgttactagcatggtgtacctaataaagtggccggtgagtgtatgtgtcattacttgaccatggactgtacatcacatgaccatggacttttatcccctgggagtaagcagaatggatgaccacaagcagagatctacaaaaccaccaggaattgatacagaaagtatattggaaaattgtacatttcATTATACAAAGAATTACGTTTATTTGCTGAAATTAACAATCCCTGTGAGTATGTTTCATCCATAAGGCTGTACCAAAAAAGTTACTTGAACTATGGTTGAAATCGGAACCAAAAAGTAATTTTGTCATTGATCTACAATAATACGTAACTGCGTCATAGGTGATATTCACAAGTGGCAggttgttgcagaaattttttcAACTGAAAATTGGTTTCATTTAACATGATCTGCTCTATGTGAATCGATCCTAAATGTGAGATGGCAATGTCTGAAAGTAGATGGCAAACAATATCTAACATAAGTTTCATTTCTATGTCATGTACTGTCTTTCAGAAAACCTCCGAATATTGTCATTAGGAAGAAATAACATAAAGAACTTAAATGGATTGGTAAGTGCTCAAATCTGGTGATGTAAAATAAAGAGACCAACGCCCTGGGATAAGAGTACCATGGTTAACATGGTTGCCATATAGACAGTGAAGGGGACCGGACAACAGCGCATCACAACAAGCATCACTGCCccaccaaacagctgatcagttggggtcccaggtgtcaaaaTCCAACGATCTATGACCATTGTCAATTGGTCTGTACGTTATTTGCATAGTGAGTGATAACTCTATGTACCCCGCAGTAATGATGGAAAAGGCTGTCCTGTCCCTTTGCCATGGAGTCCAGATTTATACTGATACAGCCTAGAATCCTCCAAGCCTTTGCTGCTGACCTCTTAATCTCTAAGAATCTGGTGCGGGTCTTCCCAGGTCTCATGTTAAATATAGTAACTCCAGTCTTATGACTCAGGGCTTTCTGTGCATATTGTACATCGCCACTGTATCAGCTGCTGTCAGGAGACTGAACCATATGATAAATGGATGAAGAATTCCACACTCACTTGTAAACTCAACATTTTACACATTTTACACCATCATCTTCAGTTATGTTTCCATGTTCATTatgagggtgtattcacatgcagATTTAGTGTAGCTGGGTTCTGCCCCATTgttaatatatacagtgtacagtgtatatatatatatatatatatatatatatacacacacacatctgtacacatgaGAGTAGGGGATGTGTCAGATTAGTGCTTTATGGTTAATAGCGTCCATTCATTATGTGGATAGGTGACTGCCacttatatattctatatgtttcTTTCAGGAAGCTGTTGGAGAAACTCTAGAAGAGCTGTGGATCTCTTACAATCTAATAGAGAAGTTGAGAGGGATTCATGTCATGAAGAAGTTGAAGGTTCTCTACATGTCCAACAATGCTGTGAAAGACTGGGGTGCGTGCAGGGCATTTGATTCTCAGACCATGGACCTATTGGACTCTTAGTCTCTTTGACTTCTTCTTTGTTCCTTTCAAGCAATTAAAAATCgttggcgtaactaccagggtagcagacatTTGAGACTTGGGGTACAtttagtgataactatggatgatggatGTGGAGAATTTTGTTttggtattatccctgtactatgtaaTAGCGCCCAaagtcccatagaaataaatggacctCCATTAACTAGAAGGCCTAAGGGGAACTTTTGATCCCCTGTCCTCCTGATTACTGGGGGACCCAGAGATCGGACATTTATCTCCCGTCCTTTGTTATACTGTGTCCCCTATAGTGTGCATAGTAACACTATATCAGTATTAAAGGTTTGTCCATAACGGGACAATCCTTTCAAGGTGGTAATAGTAGAGTGGGGCCCCAAGTTACTTGTTACTTCCCTGGTTACAATATAAGTGCAACTTTATTTTCTCTCATTGTCCTATTCTTTTTAGCGGAATTTGGGAAGCTGGCTGATCTGCCTTGTTTGGAGGATCTAGTATTTGTCGGGAATCCTCTGGAGGAGAAGCACACACTAGAGGGTAACTGGGTAGAAGAAGCAACAAAACGTCTTCCTAAGCTGAAAAAGCTGGATGGTGAGTGTTAGTGGGCGCAATTTTCTGTTTCCCCTGCCTACTATTGGTacccagctaaatctgcaataaaagaccccagcttttctgcaatgtatggcctTAGCCAGTGGGGGAGTGACTGGTAGCGTTTAAGCAACCTTTGGTactcagctgttgtaaaactgcaactcccagcatgcctatgTGCTctgcttggaactcccatggaagtgaatggagcatcttgggagttgtagtttcatagcaaatggagtgccgaaggttgctgacccctggtctaagTAGTCACAGGTTGCAGGATGTCAAGTTAGGGGCATAGGGACATATGTAAGTAAAGGTTTCTACAAAGTAGCTTTAAAGATGGTGGAATATCCAGTCGCACATACCACAGAGAATTTCGCCTTTGTTGCCTTATACCTGTACTCATGTTCTTAAAGATCTGTCAGCTTGTAGGTGAGTTGCTTTCACTTCATTCACTGTGAAGTGTTTCCATTCACTACTAGGTGGCAGAACAATGCTATTCCCAGCAATTTAACTCTCTGTCTCTCTTACATTTTCAGGAAACCCAGTCATAAAACAGGAAGACGAGGAGGGGGATGAGGCCTCCTAATCTTTTTTGGATGCCCTGTTAAATTATTTACATATATctaggg from Leptodactylus fuscus isolate aLepFus1 chromosome 7, aLepFus1.hap2, whole genome shotgun sequence carries:
- the DNAL1 gene encoding dynein axonemal light chain 1 — translated: MAKATTIKDALSKWEEKTGQKAAEATEVKLYAQIPPIEKMDASLSTLVNCEKLSLSTNCIEKIANLNGLKNLRILSLGRNNIKNLNGLEAVGETLEELWISYNLIEKLRGIHVMKKLKVLYMSNNAVKDWAEFGKLADLPCLEDLVFVGNPLEEKHTLEGNWVEEATKRLPKLKKLDGNPVIKQEDEEGDEAS